The following proteins come from a genomic window of Mustela lutreola isolate mMusLut2 chromosome 6, mMusLut2.pri, whole genome shotgun sequence:
- the LOC131832951 gene encoding butyrophilin subfamily 1 member A1-like isoform X1, which produces MAVSPKSCFHSCLLILACLPLSKPDSAQFDVIGPPEPILAAVGDDVELPCHLSPNVSAERMELRWFRGKVAAAVLVRRDGREQDGEQVAEYRGRATLVDRDIAAGSVAVRIHQVRASDDGEYRCFFRQNGSYEEASVHLKVAALGSDPHIHMEVQENGEVRLECTSVGWYPEPHVQWRTSGGEQFLSTSESRNPDEEGLFTVAASVIIRDPSMKNISCSIQNLLLGQEKEVDISIPAPFLPRLTPWMVAVAVILMVLGFLTVGSIVCTWRLYKERSRQRKDEFSSKEKLLEELRWKKATVHAVDVTLDPDTAHPHLFLYEDSRSVRLEDSRQELPEKPERFDSWPCVLGRETFTSGQHFWEVEVGDRADWAVGVCRENVVKKGFDPMTPENGFWAVELYGNRYWALTPLRTPLPLAGPPHRVGIFLDYESGDVSFYSMTNGSHIYTFSNASFSGPLRPFFCLWSCGKKPLTICPVTDGPERVTVVADAKAFVIVRRRLLLRDNVSRP; this is translated from the exons ATGGCGGTTTCCCCGAAGTCCTGCTTCCACAGCTGTCTGCTCATCCTCGCTTGCCTCCCGCTGTCCAAGCCGGACTCCG CCCAGTTCGACGTGATCGGGCCGCCGGAGCCCATCCTGGCCGCGGTGGGTGACGACGTCGAGCTACCCTGCCACCTGTCCCCGAACGTGAGCGCCGAGCGCATGGAGCTGCGGTGGTTCCGCGGGAAGGTGGCGGCCGCCGTGCTGGTGCGCCGGGACGGGCGCGAGCAGGACGGGGAGCAGGTGGCCGAGTACCGCGGCAGAGCCACACTCGTGGACCGCGACATCGCGGCGGGGAGTGTCGCCGTGAGGATCCACCAGGTCAGGGCCTCAGACGACGGCGAGTACCGATGCTTTTTCCGGCAGAACGGAAGCTACGAGGAGGCCAGCGTGCACCTGAAGGTGGCCG CTCTGGGCTCTGATCCTCACATCCATATGGAAGTTCAAGAAAATGGAGAGGTCCGGCTGGAGTGTACCTCAGTAGGATGGTACCCAGAGCCACATGTCCAGTGGAGGACATCTGGGGGAGAGCAGTTTCTATCCACCTCAGAGTCTAGGAATCCTGATGAAGAAGGCCTGTTCACTGTAGCAGCTTCGGTGATCATCAGAGACCCCTCCATGAAGAATATATCCTGCTCTATCCAGAACCTCCTTCTTGGCCAGGAGAAGGAAGTAGACATTTCCATACCAG CTCCCTTCCTCCCAAGGTTGACTCCCTGGATGGTGGCGGTGGCTGTCATCTTGATGGTCCTAGGATTTCTGACAGTTGGGTCCATAGTTTGCACTTGGAGACTCTACAAGGAAAGATCCAGACAAAGAAAGGACGAATTCAGCTCTAAGG agaaacTCCTGGAAGAGCTCA GATGGAAAAAGGCTACAGTGCATGCAG tggaTGTGACTCTGGATCCAGacactgcccacccccacctcttttTGTATGAGGATTCCAGATCTGTCCGGCTGGAAGATTCCCGTCAGGAGCTGCCTGAGAAACCAGAGAGATTTGACTCCTGGCCTTGCGTTTTGGGTCGTGAGACCTTCACGTCAGGGCAACACTTCTGGGAGGTGGAAGTGGGAGACAGGGCTGACTGGGCAGTCGGGGTGTGCAGGGAGAATGTGGTGAAGAAAGGGTTTGACCCCATGACTCCAGAGAATGGGTTCTGGGCTGTGGAGTTGTATGGGAACAGGTACTGGGCCCTCACCCCGCTGCGGACCCCTCTCCCCCTGGCAGGGCCCCCCCATCGGGTTGGGATTTTCCTGGACTATGAATCAGGTGACGTCTCCTTCTACAGTATGACCAATGGGTCCCATATCTATACTTTCTCCAATGCCTCCTTCTCTGGCCCCCTCCGGCCTTTCTTCTGCCTGTGGTCCTGTGGCAAAAAGCCCCTGACCATCTGCCCGGTCACTGATGGGCCTGAGAGAGTCACCGTAGTTGCTGATGCCAAGGCCTTTGTA attgtgagGCGACGTCTCCTTCTCCGTGACAACGTCAGCAGACCATGA